In one Drosophila pseudoobscura strain MV-25-SWS-2005 chromosome X, UCI_Dpse_MV25, whole genome shotgun sequence genomic region, the following are encoded:
- the LOC4814506 gene encoding cytoplasmic dynein 1 intermediate chain isoform X17 has product MDRKAELERKKAKLAALREEKDRRRREKEIKDMEEAAGRIGGGAGIDKDQRKDLDEMLSSLGVAPVSEVLSSLSSVNSMTSENSNTQTPDASLQATVNGQNGGKKQPLNLSVYNVQATNIPPKETLVYTKQTQTTSSGGHERDVLAFDAQGDDEESSLPHLDNGFSSKLPPGFLTHGLPTVKDVAPAITPLEIKKEHEIKKEVNELSEEQKQMIILSEDFQRFVVRAGRVIERALSENVDIYMDYIGGGDSEETSDERSHARLSLNRVFYDERWSKNRCITSMDWSTHFPELVVASYHNNEESPNEPDGVVMVWNTKFKKRTPEDVFHCQSAVMSTCFAKFNPNLILGGTYSGQIVLWDNRVQKRTPIQRTPLSAAAHTHPVYCLQMVGTQNAHNVISISSDGKLCSWSLDMLSQPQDTLELQQRQSKAIAITSMAFPANEINSLVMGSEDGYVYSASRHGLRSGVNEVYERHLGPITGISTHYNQLSPDFGHLFLTSSIDWTIKLWSLKDTKPLYSFEDNSDYVMDVAWSPIHPALFAAVDGSGRLDLWNLNQDTEVPTASIVVGGAPALNRVSWTPSGLHVCIGDEAGKLYVYDVAEHLAQPSRDEWSRFNAHLGELTMNQGDEV; this is encoded by the exons atggaTCGTAAGGCTGAGCTGGAACGAAAAAAGGCCAAATTGGCGGCCCTGCGCGAGGAGAAGGATCGTCGGCGGAGGGAAAAGGAGATTAAAGATATGGAAGAAGCGGCCGGACGCATTGGCGGTGGCGCTGGCATAGACAAAGATCAGCGAAA AGATCTGGATGAAATGCTTTCGTCCCTGGGCGTGGCACCTGTCTCCGAGGTTCTGTCGTCTTTGTCATCGGTCAACTCAATGACGTCGGAAAATTCCAATACACAGACCCCCGACGCCAGCCTCCAGGCCACTGTCAATGGTCAAAA TGGCGGCAAGAAACAGCCCTTGAATCTGAGCGTTTACAATGTGCAAGCTACGAACATTCCACCAAAGGAGACCCTGGTCTATacgaaacaaacacaaacgaCCAGCTCCGGGGGACATGAGCGTGATG TGCTTGCATTTGATGCCCAAGGAGATGACGAAGAGAGCTCCCTACCCCATTTGGATAATGGCTTCTCATCGAAGCTGCCGCCCGGTTTCCTCACCCATGGCCTGCCCACGGTGAAGGATGTGGCACCGGCCATAACACCGCTGGAGATCAAAAAGGAGCACGAGATCAAGAAGGAGG TCAACGAGCTGTCTGAGGAGCAGAAACAGATGATCATTCTATCGGAGGACTTTCAGAGATTCGTGGTGCGAGCCGGACGTGTTATTGAGCGGGCCCTGTCGGAGAACGTGGACATCTACATGGACTATATCGGCGGCGGAGACAGCGAGGAGACCAGCGATGAGCGCTCACACGCCCGTCTCTCACTGAATCGGGTATTCTACGATGAGCGCTGGTCGAAGAATCGTTGCATTACCAGCATGGACTGGTCCACACACTTCCCAGAACTGGTGGTGGCCTCGTATCACAACAACGAGGAGAGCCCCAACGAGCCGGACGGCGTGGTGATGGTGTGGAATACCAAATTCAAGAAGCGCACACCCGAGGATGTCTTCCACTGCCAGAGCGCCGTGATGTCCACCTGCTTTGCCAAGTTCAATCCCAATCTGATACTCGGCGGCACCTACTCGGGCCAAATTGTACTCTGGGATAATCGTGTCCAGAAGCGCACCCCCATACAGCGGACGCCGCTGAGCGCGGCAGCGCACACACATCCCGTTTACTGTCTCCAGATGGTTGGCACCCAGAATGCGCACAACGTCATCTCGATATCGTCGGACGGCAAGCTATGCTCGTGGTCGCTGGACATGCTGTCGCAGCCCCAAGATACgctagagctgcagcagcgccagTCGAAGGCCATTGCCATCACATCGATGGCATTCCCGGCCAATGAGATCAACAGTCTGGTGATGGGCAGCGAGGATGGCTATGTCTATTCGGCCTCGCGGCACGGCCTGCGTTCGGGGGTGAACGAGGTGTACGAACGGCATTTGGGGCCCATCACGGGCATCTCGACGCACTACAACCAGTTGTCCCCGGACTTTGGCCACCTGTTTCTAACCTCGTCCATTGACTGGACCATCAAGCTCTGGTCCCTAAAG GACACAAAGCCGTTGTACTCGTTCGAGGACAACTCGGATTATGTGATGGACGTCGCCTGGTCGCCCATTCATCCCGCACTTTTCGCTGCTGTCGATGGTAGCGGTCGTCTTGATTTGTGGAATCTCAATCAGGACACTGAAGTACCAACAGCATCGATTGTCGTTGGCGGTGCGCCGGCGCTCAATCGTGTCTCCTGGACCCCGTCCGGACTGCATGTCTGCATTGGTGACGAGGCCGGCAAGTTGTATGTCTACGACGTGGCTGAGCATCTGGCGCAACCTTCGCGGGATGAATGGTCACGATTCAATGCCCATCTCGGCGAGCTAACGATGAACCAGGGCGACGAGGTCTAA
- the LOC4814506 gene encoding cytoplasmic dynein 1 intermediate chain isoform X7 — protein MDRKAELERKKAKLAALREEKDRRRREKEIKDMEEAAGRIGGGAGIDKDQRKDLDEMLSSLGVAPVSEVLSSLSSVNSMTSENSNTQTPDASLQATVNGQNGGKKQPLNLSVYNVQATNIPPKETLVYTKQTQTTSSGGHERDGYMEDWWRPRKAHATDYYDEYNLNPGLEWEDEFTDDEESSLPHLDNGFSSKLPPGFLTHGLPTVKDVAPAITPLEIKKEHEIKKEVNELSEEQKQMIILSEDFQRFVVRAGRVIERALSENVDIYMDYIGGGDSEETSDERSHARLSLNRVFYDERWSKNRCITSMDWSTHFPELVVASYHNNEESPNEPDGVVMVWNTKFKKRTPEDVFHCQSAVMSTCFAKFNPNLILGGTYSGQIVLWDNRVQKRTPIQRTPLSAAAHTHPVYCLQMVGTQNAHNVISISSDGKLCSWSLDMLSQPQDTLELQQRQSKAIAITSMAFPANEINSLVMGSEDGYVYSASRHGLRSGVNEVYERHLGPITGISTHYNQLSPDFGHLFLTSSIDWTIKLWSLKDTKPLYSFEDNSDYVMDVAWSPIHPALFAAVDGSGRLDLWNLNQDTEVPTASIVVGGAPALNRVSWTPSGLHVCIGDEAGKLYVYDVAEHLAQPSRDEWSRFNAHLGELTMNQGDEV, from the exons atggaTCGTAAGGCTGAGCTGGAACGAAAAAAGGCCAAATTGGCGGCCCTGCGCGAGGAGAAGGATCGTCGGCGGAGGGAAAAGGAGATTAAAGATATGGAAGAAGCGGCCGGACGCATTGGCGGTGGCGCTGGCATAGACAAAGATCAGCGAAA AGATCTGGATGAAATGCTTTCGTCCCTGGGCGTGGCACCTGTCTCCGAGGTTCTGTCGTCTTTGTCATCGGTCAACTCAATGACGTCGGAAAATTCCAATACACAGACCCCCGACGCCAGCCTCCAGGCCACTGTCAATGGTCAAAA TGGCGGCAAGAAACAGCCCTTGAATCTGAGCGTTTACAATGTGCAAGCTACGAACATTCCACCAAAGGAGACCCTGGTCTATacgaaacaaacacaaacgaCCAGCTCCGGGGGACATGAGCGTGATG GATATATGGAGGACTGGTGGCGTCCACGTAAAG cTCATGCTACGGATTATTATG ATGAATACAATCTTAATCCGGGTTTAGAGTGGGAGGATGAATTCACAG ATGACGAAGAGAGCTCCCTACCCCATTTGGATAATGGCTTCTCATCGAAGCTGCCGCCCGGTTTCCTCACCCATGGCCTGCCCACGGTGAAGGATGTGGCACCGGCCATAACACCGCTGGAGATCAAAAAGGAGCACGAGATCAAGAAGGAGG TCAACGAGCTGTCTGAGGAGCAGAAACAGATGATCATTCTATCGGAGGACTTTCAGAGATTCGTGGTGCGAGCCGGACGTGTTATTGAGCGGGCCCTGTCGGAGAACGTGGACATCTACATGGACTATATCGGCGGCGGAGACAGCGAGGAGACCAGCGATGAGCGCTCACACGCCCGTCTCTCACTGAATCGGGTATTCTACGATGAGCGCTGGTCGAAGAATCGTTGCATTACCAGCATGGACTGGTCCACACACTTCCCAGAACTGGTGGTGGCCTCGTATCACAACAACGAGGAGAGCCCCAACGAGCCGGACGGCGTGGTGATGGTGTGGAATACCAAATTCAAGAAGCGCACACCCGAGGATGTCTTCCACTGCCAGAGCGCCGTGATGTCCACCTGCTTTGCCAAGTTCAATCCCAATCTGATACTCGGCGGCACCTACTCGGGCCAAATTGTACTCTGGGATAATCGTGTCCAGAAGCGCACCCCCATACAGCGGACGCCGCTGAGCGCGGCAGCGCACACACATCCCGTTTACTGTCTCCAGATGGTTGGCACCCAGAATGCGCACAACGTCATCTCGATATCGTCGGACGGCAAGCTATGCTCGTGGTCGCTGGACATGCTGTCGCAGCCCCAAGATACgctagagctgcagcagcgccagTCGAAGGCCATTGCCATCACATCGATGGCATTCCCGGCCAATGAGATCAACAGTCTGGTGATGGGCAGCGAGGATGGCTATGTCTATTCGGCCTCGCGGCACGGCCTGCGTTCGGGGGTGAACGAGGTGTACGAACGGCATTTGGGGCCCATCACGGGCATCTCGACGCACTACAACCAGTTGTCCCCGGACTTTGGCCACCTGTTTCTAACCTCGTCCATTGACTGGACCATCAAGCTCTGGTCCCTAAAG GACACAAAGCCGTTGTACTCGTTCGAGGACAACTCGGATTATGTGATGGACGTCGCCTGGTCGCCCATTCATCCCGCACTTTTCGCTGCTGTCGATGGTAGCGGTCGTCTTGATTTGTGGAATCTCAATCAGGACACTGAAGTACCAACAGCATCGATTGTCGTTGGCGGTGCGCCGGCGCTCAATCGTGTCTCCTGGACCCCGTCCGGACTGCATGTCTGCATTGGTGACGAGGCCGGCAAGTTGTATGTCTACGACGTGGCTGAGCATCTGGCGCAACCTTCGCGGGATGAATGGTCACGATTCAATGCCCATCTCGGCGAGCTAACGATGAACCAGGGCGACGAGGTCTAA
- the LOC4814506 gene encoding cytoplasmic dynein 1 intermediate chain isoform X6, producing the protein MDRKAELERKKAKLAALREEKDRRRREKEIKDMEEAAGRIGGGAGIDKDQRKDLDEMLSSLGVAPVSEVLSSLSSVNSMTSENSNTQTPDASLQATVNGQNGGKKQPLNLSVYNVQATNIPPKETLVYTKQTQTTSSGGHERDGYMEDWWRPRKAHATDYYDEYNLNPGLEWEDEFTGDDEESSLPHLDNGFSSKLPPGFLTHGLPTVKDVAPAITPLEIKKEHEIKKEVNELSEEQKQMIILSEDFQRFVVRAGRVIERALSENVDIYMDYIGGGDSEETSDERSHARLSLNRVFYDERWSKNRCITSMDWSTHFPELVVASYHNNEESPNEPDGVVMVWNTKFKKRTPEDVFHCQSAVMSTCFAKFNPNLILGGTYSGQIVLWDNRVQKRTPIQRTPLSAAAHTHPVYCLQMVGTQNAHNVISISSDGKLCSWSLDMLSQPQDTLELQQRQSKAIAITSMAFPANEINSLVMGSEDGYVYSASRHGLRSGVNEVYERHLGPITGISTHYNQLSPDFGHLFLTSSIDWTIKLWSLKDTKPLYSFEDNSDYVMDVAWSPIHPALFAAVDGSGRLDLWNLNQDTEVPTASIVVGGAPALNRVSWTPSGLHVCIGDEAGKLYVYDVAEHLAQPSRDEWSRFNAHLGELTMNQGDEV; encoded by the exons atggaTCGTAAGGCTGAGCTGGAACGAAAAAAGGCCAAATTGGCGGCCCTGCGCGAGGAGAAGGATCGTCGGCGGAGGGAAAAGGAGATTAAAGATATGGAAGAAGCGGCCGGACGCATTGGCGGTGGCGCTGGCATAGACAAAGATCAGCGAAA AGATCTGGATGAAATGCTTTCGTCCCTGGGCGTGGCACCTGTCTCCGAGGTTCTGTCGTCTTTGTCATCGGTCAACTCAATGACGTCGGAAAATTCCAATACACAGACCCCCGACGCCAGCCTCCAGGCCACTGTCAATGGTCAAAA TGGCGGCAAGAAACAGCCCTTGAATCTGAGCGTTTACAATGTGCAAGCTACGAACATTCCACCAAAGGAGACCCTGGTCTATacgaaacaaacacaaacgaCCAGCTCCGGGGGACATGAGCGTGATG GATATATGGAGGACTGGTGGCGTCCACGTAAAG cTCATGCTACGGATTATTATG ATGAATACAATCTTAATCCGGGTTTAGAGTGGGAGGATGAATTCACAG GAGATGACGAAGAGAGCTCCCTACCCCATTTGGATAATGGCTTCTCATCGAAGCTGCCGCCCGGTTTCCTCACCCATGGCCTGCCCACGGTGAAGGATGTGGCACCGGCCATAACACCGCTGGAGATCAAAAAGGAGCACGAGATCAAGAAGGAGG TCAACGAGCTGTCTGAGGAGCAGAAACAGATGATCATTCTATCGGAGGACTTTCAGAGATTCGTGGTGCGAGCCGGACGTGTTATTGAGCGGGCCCTGTCGGAGAACGTGGACATCTACATGGACTATATCGGCGGCGGAGACAGCGAGGAGACCAGCGATGAGCGCTCACACGCCCGTCTCTCACTGAATCGGGTATTCTACGATGAGCGCTGGTCGAAGAATCGTTGCATTACCAGCATGGACTGGTCCACACACTTCCCAGAACTGGTGGTGGCCTCGTATCACAACAACGAGGAGAGCCCCAACGAGCCGGACGGCGTGGTGATGGTGTGGAATACCAAATTCAAGAAGCGCACACCCGAGGATGTCTTCCACTGCCAGAGCGCCGTGATGTCCACCTGCTTTGCCAAGTTCAATCCCAATCTGATACTCGGCGGCACCTACTCGGGCCAAATTGTACTCTGGGATAATCGTGTCCAGAAGCGCACCCCCATACAGCGGACGCCGCTGAGCGCGGCAGCGCACACACATCCCGTTTACTGTCTCCAGATGGTTGGCACCCAGAATGCGCACAACGTCATCTCGATATCGTCGGACGGCAAGCTATGCTCGTGGTCGCTGGACATGCTGTCGCAGCCCCAAGATACgctagagctgcagcagcgccagTCGAAGGCCATTGCCATCACATCGATGGCATTCCCGGCCAATGAGATCAACAGTCTGGTGATGGGCAGCGAGGATGGCTATGTCTATTCGGCCTCGCGGCACGGCCTGCGTTCGGGGGTGAACGAGGTGTACGAACGGCATTTGGGGCCCATCACGGGCATCTCGACGCACTACAACCAGTTGTCCCCGGACTTTGGCCACCTGTTTCTAACCTCGTCCATTGACTGGACCATCAAGCTCTGGTCCCTAAAG GACACAAAGCCGTTGTACTCGTTCGAGGACAACTCGGATTATGTGATGGACGTCGCCTGGTCGCCCATTCATCCCGCACTTTTCGCTGCTGTCGATGGTAGCGGTCGTCTTGATTTGTGGAATCTCAATCAGGACACTGAAGTACCAACAGCATCGATTGTCGTTGGCGGTGCGCCGGCGCTCAATCGTGTCTCCTGGACCCCGTCCGGACTGCATGTCTGCATTGGTGACGAGGCCGGCAAGTTGTATGTCTACGACGTGGCTGAGCATCTGGCGCAACCTTCGCGGGATGAATGGTCACGATTCAATGCCCATCTCGGCGAGCTAACGATGAACCAGGGCGACGAGGTCTAA
- the LOC4814506 gene encoding cytoplasmic dynein 1 intermediate chain isoform X4, translating into MDRKAELERKKAKLAALREEKDRRRREKEIKDMEEAAGRIGGGAGIDKDQRKDLDEMLSSLGVAPVSEVLSSLSSVNSMTSENSNTQTPDASLQATVNGQNGGKKQPLNLSVYNVQATNIPPKETLVYTKQTQTTSSGGHERDGYMEDWWRPRKAHATDYYDEYNLNPGLEWEDEFTVLAFDAQGDDEESSLPHLDNGFSSKLPPGFLTHGLPTVKDVAPAITPLEIKKEHEIKKEVNELSEEQKQMIILSEDFQRFVVRAGRVIERALSENVDIYMDYIGGGDSEETSDERSHARLSLNRVFYDERWSKNRCITSMDWSTHFPELVVASYHNNEESPNEPDGVVMVWNTKFKKRTPEDVFHCQSAVMSTCFAKFNPNLILGGTYSGQIVLWDNRVQKRTPIQRTPLSAAAHTHPVYCLQMVGTQNAHNVISISSDGKLCSWSLDMLSQPQDTLELQQRQSKAIAITSMAFPANEINSLVMGSEDGYVYSASRHGLRSGVNEVYERHLGPITGISTHYNQLSPDFGHLFLTSSIDWTIKLWSLKDTKPLYSFEDNSDYVMDVAWSPIHPALFAAVDGSGRLDLWNLNQDTEVPTASIVVGGAPALNRVSWTPSGLHVCIGDEAGKLYVYDVAEHLAQPSRDEWSRFNAHLGELTMNQGDEV; encoded by the exons atggaTCGTAAGGCTGAGCTGGAACGAAAAAAGGCCAAATTGGCGGCCCTGCGCGAGGAGAAGGATCGTCGGCGGAGGGAAAAGGAGATTAAAGATATGGAAGAAGCGGCCGGACGCATTGGCGGTGGCGCTGGCATAGACAAAGATCAGCGAAA AGATCTGGATGAAATGCTTTCGTCCCTGGGCGTGGCACCTGTCTCCGAGGTTCTGTCGTCTTTGTCATCGGTCAACTCAATGACGTCGGAAAATTCCAATACACAGACCCCCGACGCCAGCCTCCAGGCCACTGTCAATGGTCAAAA TGGCGGCAAGAAACAGCCCTTGAATCTGAGCGTTTACAATGTGCAAGCTACGAACATTCCACCAAAGGAGACCCTGGTCTATacgaaacaaacacaaacgaCCAGCTCCGGGGGACATGAGCGTGATG GATATATGGAGGACTGGTGGCGTCCACGTAAAG cTCATGCTACGGATTATTATG ATGAATACAATCTTAATCCGGGTTTAGAGTGGGAGGATGAATTCACAG TGCTTGCATTTGATGCCCAAGGAGATGACGAAGAGAGCTCCCTACCCCATTTGGATAATGGCTTCTCATCGAAGCTGCCGCCCGGTTTCCTCACCCATGGCCTGCCCACGGTGAAGGATGTGGCACCGGCCATAACACCGCTGGAGATCAAAAAGGAGCACGAGATCAAGAAGGAGG TCAACGAGCTGTCTGAGGAGCAGAAACAGATGATCATTCTATCGGAGGACTTTCAGAGATTCGTGGTGCGAGCCGGACGTGTTATTGAGCGGGCCCTGTCGGAGAACGTGGACATCTACATGGACTATATCGGCGGCGGAGACAGCGAGGAGACCAGCGATGAGCGCTCACACGCCCGTCTCTCACTGAATCGGGTATTCTACGATGAGCGCTGGTCGAAGAATCGTTGCATTACCAGCATGGACTGGTCCACACACTTCCCAGAACTGGTGGTGGCCTCGTATCACAACAACGAGGAGAGCCCCAACGAGCCGGACGGCGTGGTGATGGTGTGGAATACCAAATTCAAGAAGCGCACACCCGAGGATGTCTTCCACTGCCAGAGCGCCGTGATGTCCACCTGCTTTGCCAAGTTCAATCCCAATCTGATACTCGGCGGCACCTACTCGGGCCAAATTGTACTCTGGGATAATCGTGTCCAGAAGCGCACCCCCATACAGCGGACGCCGCTGAGCGCGGCAGCGCACACACATCCCGTTTACTGTCTCCAGATGGTTGGCACCCAGAATGCGCACAACGTCATCTCGATATCGTCGGACGGCAAGCTATGCTCGTGGTCGCTGGACATGCTGTCGCAGCCCCAAGATACgctagagctgcagcagcgccagTCGAAGGCCATTGCCATCACATCGATGGCATTCCCGGCCAATGAGATCAACAGTCTGGTGATGGGCAGCGAGGATGGCTATGTCTATTCGGCCTCGCGGCACGGCCTGCGTTCGGGGGTGAACGAGGTGTACGAACGGCATTTGGGGCCCATCACGGGCATCTCGACGCACTACAACCAGTTGTCCCCGGACTTTGGCCACCTGTTTCTAACCTCGTCCATTGACTGGACCATCAAGCTCTGGTCCCTAAAG GACACAAAGCCGTTGTACTCGTTCGAGGACAACTCGGATTATGTGATGGACGTCGCCTGGTCGCCCATTCATCCCGCACTTTTCGCTGCTGTCGATGGTAGCGGTCGTCTTGATTTGTGGAATCTCAATCAGGACACTGAAGTACCAACAGCATCGATTGTCGTTGGCGGTGCGCCGGCGCTCAATCGTGTCTCCTGGACCCCGTCCGGACTGCATGTCTGCATTGGTGACGAGGCCGGCAAGTTGTATGTCTACGACGTGGCTGAGCATCTGGCGCAACCTTCGCGGGATGAATGGTCACGATTCAATGCCCATCTCGGCGAGCTAACGATGAACCAGGGCGACGAGGTCTAA
- the LOC4814506 gene encoding cytoplasmic dynein 1 intermediate chain isoform X9 has translation MDRKAELERKKAKLAALREEKDRRRREKEIKDMEEAAGRIGGGAGIDKDQRKDLDEMLSSLGVAPVSEVLSSLSSVNSMTSENSNTQTPDASLQATVNGQNGGKKQPLNLSVYNVQATNIPPKETLVYTKQTQTTSSGGHERDVLSCHSSPLSGYMEDWWRPRKAHATDYYGDDEESSLPHLDNGFSSKLPPGFLTHGLPTVKDVAPAITPLEIKKEHEIKKEVNELSEEQKQMIILSEDFQRFVVRAGRVIERALSENVDIYMDYIGGGDSEETSDERSHARLSLNRVFYDERWSKNRCITSMDWSTHFPELVVASYHNNEESPNEPDGVVMVWNTKFKKRTPEDVFHCQSAVMSTCFAKFNPNLILGGTYSGQIVLWDNRVQKRTPIQRTPLSAAAHTHPVYCLQMVGTQNAHNVISISSDGKLCSWSLDMLSQPQDTLELQQRQSKAIAITSMAFPANEINSLVMGSEDGYVYSASRHGLRSGVNEVYERHLGPITGISTHYNQLSPDFGHLFLTSSIDWTIKLWSLKDTKPLYSFEDNSDYVMDVAWSPIHPALFAAVDGSGRLDLWNLNQDTEVPTASIVVGGAPALNRVSWTPSGLHVCIGDEAGKLYVYDVAEHLAQPSRDEWSRFNAHLGELTMNQGDEV, from the exons atggaTCGTAAGGCTGAGCTGGAACGAAAAAAGGCCAAATTGGCGGCCCTGCGCGAGGAGAAGGATCGTCGGCGGAGGGAAAAGGAGATTAAAGATATGGAAGAAGCGGCCGGACGCATTGGCGGTGGCGCTGGCATAGACAAAGATCAGCGAAA AGATCTGGATGAAATGCTTTCGTCCCTGGGCGTGGCACCTGTCTCCGAGGTTCTGTCGTCTTTGTCATCGGTCAACTCAATGACGTCGGAAAATTCCAATACACAGACCCCCGACGCCAGCCTCCAGGCCACTGTCAATGGTCAAAA TGGCGGCAAGAAACAGCCCTTGAATCTGAGCGTTTACAATGTGCAAGCTACGAACATTCCACCAAAGGAGACCCTGGTCTATacgaaacaaacacaaacgaCCAGCTCCGGGGGACATGAGCGTGATG TTCTTTCTTGCCACTCCTCGCCTCTGTCAGGATATATGGAGGACTGGTGGCGTCCACGTAAAG cTCATGCTACGGATTATTATG GAGATGACGAAGAGAGCTCCCTACCCCATTTGGATAATGGCTTCTCATCGAAGCTGCCGCCCGGTTTCCTCACCCATGGCCTGCCCACGGTGAAGGATGTGGCACCGGCCATAACACCGCTGGAGATCAAAAAGGAGCACGAGATCAAGAAGGAGG TCAACGAGCTGTCTGAGGAGCAGAAACAGATGATCATTCTATCGGAGGACTTTCAGAGATTCGTGGTGCGAGCCGGACGTGTTATTGAGCGGGCCCTGTCGGAGAACGTGGACATCTACATGGACTATATCGGCGGCGGAGACAGCGAGGAGACCAGCGATGAGCGCTCACACGCCCGTCTCTCACTGAATCGGGTATTCTACGATGAGCGCTGGTCGAAGAATCGTTGCATTACCAGCATGGACTGGTCCACACACTTCCCAGAACTGGTGGTGGCCTCGTATCACAACAACGAGGAGAGCCCCAACGAGCCGGACGGCGTGGTGATGGTGTGGAATACCAAATTCAAGAAGCGCACACCCGAGGATGTCTTCCACTGCCAGAGCGCCGTGATGTCCACCTGCTTTGCCAAGTTCAATCCCAATCTGATACTCGGCGGCACCTACTCGGGCCAAATTGTACTCTGGGATAATCGTGTCCAGAAGCGCACCCCCATACAGCGGACGCCGCTGAGCGCGGCAGCGCACACACATCCCGTTTACTGTCTCCAGATGGTTGGCACCCAGAATGCGCACAACGTCATCTCGATATCGTCGGACGGCAAGCTATGCTCGTGGTCGCTGGACATGCTGTCGCAGCCCCAAGATACgctagagctgcagcagcgccagTCGAAGGCCATTGCCATCACATCGATGGCATTCCCGGCCAATGAGATCAACAGTCTGGTGATGGGCAGCGAGGATGGCTATGTCTATTCGGCCTCGCGGCACGGCCTGCGTTCGGGGGTGAACGAGGTGTACGAACGGCATTTGGGGCCCATCACGGGCATCTCGACGCACTACAACCAGTTGTCCCCGGACTTTGGCCACCTGTTTCTAACCTCGTCCATTGACTGGACCATCAAGCTCTGGTCCCTAAAG GACACAAAGCCGTTGTACTCGTTCGAGGACAACTCGGATTATGTGATGGACGTCGCCTGGTCGCCCATTCATCCCGCACTTTTCGCTGCTGTCGATGGTAGCGGTCGTCTTGATTTGTGGAATCTCAATCAGGACACTGAAGTACCAACAGCATCGATTGTCGTTGGCGGTGCGCCGGCGCTCAATCGTGTCTCCTGGACCCCGTCCGGACTGCATGTCTGCATTGGTGACGAGGCCGGCAAGTTGTATGTCTACGACGTGGCTGAGCATCTGGCGCAACCTTCGCGGGATGAATGGTCACGATTCAATGCCCATCTCGGCGAGCTAACGATGAACCAGGGCGACGAGGTCTAA